Within Sorangiineae bacterium MSr11367, the genomic segment GCTGATGAAAACTCGGCGTCAAATCCTTGGTCGCCGAATAGAGCTTGGCGGGAATGGTGACGAGACCGAAGGCAATTTCACCGGACCACATCGCACGCATGGGTTCGTCTCTCCAGTGGGACCGGCGCCGCCTCACTCGATGCGGCCCGGGAGCTTAGAAGGAATATAAAGGCTGTGGGTGATAAGTCGTTCGATAAGCTCGAAAAGTACCGCAAGAAGCGAAATTTCGAGGTTACGCCCGAGCCAGATGGCAGTGAGCAGTCATCGTCCCATCGGTCGCGGTCTCCCGTAAAGAAAACAACCTCATCTCGAAGCAAGGACGTTCGGCCCCAGCCGGTTCCGACACCCCCTACGTGGGCGGGTGGCGTTTTTGTCATTCAGAAGCACGACGCGCGGCGCCTTCATTACGATCTGCGTATCGAACTGGGGGGTACGATGATGAGCTGGGCCGTCCCCAAGGGCCCTTCGTACGACCCCAACGCGAAGCGGTTGGCCGTCGAGGTGGAGGACCACCCGATGGAGTACAACGACTTCGAAGGTCGCATTCCGGACGGCAATTATGGGGCCGGCGACGTCCTCATCTGGGACCGGGGGACGTACGAGCCGGCGCCGATGAACGGCGTTCCGGCCGCGATCAAGGGCGATCCAGCCGCGCTTCTGGCGTGGATGCGCGAGAAGGGACACTTTCACCTGCGCTTTTCCGGGGAAAAGCTTCATGGCGGGTGGCACCTGGTGCGCACGAAGCGGCGAGAGGAGAGCAAGCCGCAGTGGCTCTTTTTCAAGGCGCACGACGAGATGGCCAATCCCGATTTGGACGTCGTGACGAGCCGCCCCGAATCGGTGGTGAGCGGCCTTCGCGCGACGCGCGGGCCGCTGCGGGCAACGTCGTCGTCGGTAGCTCAAAGTGCGCGGGAGCTCTTGCTCGCGATCGGCGAGGTATCGAAGGCGACGAACGGGCCGCTGATGGGCGACGGGTCGCTGTACCTGTTCGAGGTGAAGTTCGACGGGTACCGCCTGTTGGCGGGAAAAGCCGGAAATGACGTGCGCCTGTTTTCGCGCAAGACCAATGACTGGACGGACCGATTTACGCTGATCGCGTCGGCCATCGGGCGGCTTCCGGCGCGGGAGGTCGTCATCGATGGGGAAGCTTGCGCGGTGGACGACGAAGGGCGCCCGTCGTTCGAGGCACTGCAGCGGTGGCTGGGGGGCGACACCAAGAGTGCGCAAATTGCATTTGCAGCGTTCGATCTGCTGTGGCTCGACGGGCGCGATCTGCGAAAGGCCCCCATCGAGGAGCGGCGCGAGCTGCTGAAGGCGTTGCTCGCCGGGGCGAAGCCGCCGCTATCGTTCTCGTCGGCCCTGGAGGGCAAGGCTTCGGAATTGCTGGCTGCGGCCAAGCGGGCCGGCCTCGAGGGGCTCATCGCGAAGCGCAAAGGGTCGGTCTATACGCAGGGGACGAATGCCAACTGGGTGAAGCTGAAGTTCGAGCAGCGGCAGGACGCGGTGATCTGCGGGTACCTTCCGCTGAAGGGCGCCGAGGTGGTGGGCGCTCTGTTGGTCGCCGTCTACGATTCGAAGGGCGGCGACTTGTTGTACGCGGGCCGCGTCGGCACGGGCTTCGACGACCGGACCCGCGCGCGCTTGGCCGAGCAGCTCGACGCGATGCGTGTGGCCGCGCCGAAAATGCTGAATGTGCCGAAGCTTCCCAAGCCGCGATTCTGCGAGCCGCGGCTCGTCTGCGAGGTGGGCCTCGGCGAATGGACGAGCGAGCGGATCATGCGCTTTCCGCGTTTCATCGCGATGCGCGAAGACAAGTCGCCCGAGGAGTGCCTTCGGGAGGACGCGATCGGCCACACGTCCCCTGCCCCGCCGCCCGTGCGCGAAGTGCGCGAAGTGCGCGAGGTGAAGGAGACGAGCGTCAAGCTCGCAAACCCGAGCAAGATTCTCTACCCGCGTGACGGGATCACCAAGCAAGACGTCTTCGACTACTACACGGACATTGCACCGGCGATGCTTCCGCACCTTCAGGGCCGGCCGATTCACATGCAACGCTGGCCGCATGGCATCGACGACGAAGAGTGGTTCCAGCACCGGCTCCCGCCCAAGGCGCCGGATTTCGTTCGGCGCATCGCCTTTCTTCGCGACAAGGCGCCTTGGTACAAGCTGAACGAAAAGGGTGCCATCAAGGAGCGCATCGTCGTCGACAACCTGGAGACCCTGCAGTGGCTCGCCAACCTGGCCGCGCTCACCCTGCATCAATGGGCAAGCCACGCACCGCCGGAGGCGACGACCACGACCCAAGTGCACAACGCGCTCGCGCAGGCAGACTACGTCGTCATCGATCTGGACCCGGGCGAAGCCACGCGCTGGGAAGAGATCATCCAAGTGGCCCACGCCGTGCGCACCTTGCTCGACGCGCTCTCTCTCACCAGCGTCGTCAAGACCAGTGGCAAACGCGGTCTGCACATCGTCATTCCCCTCGCCCGCGGTCCTTCACACGACGACGCGGTGCACTTCGCCGAACAGGTGGCGCGGGCAGTCGCCAAGGTGATGCCGTCCATCGCCACGGTCGAGCGCATCAAGGACAAGCGGCGAGGCCGCCTTTACGTCGACTACGGCCAAAACGGCGGCGGCCGCACCATCGTGTGCCCGTACACCTTACGCGCCGCCGACGCCGCCCCCGTCTCCGCACCGTTGCGTTGGGAAGAAGTCACCAACGCGCTCGATCCGCGCGCCTTCAACCTCCGCACGATGCGCGCCCGCATCGAACGATACGGCGACCTCTACGCGCCCTGCCTCGCGCCAACGCAAACGCTTCCAACGGTGACTTAGCGGCGCGTTTGCCGCATCTTCCATTCTTGATAAGCTAACGCCATGCAGTCCTCTTGGGAGCCAATCTGGACGCCACCACCTGCCGTCGCCAGACGTGCCCTCACGTTGGACGAATGGGCCAGCCTCGACGAGGACGAAGATGGTGAGTTGGTCGACGGCTACCTCGTGGAGGAAGAGATGCCCGATCCAGTGCACGAGCTCGCCGTCGCGTGGCTCATCCATCAGTTCCTGCTCTGGTTGGGCGAGGGTCCGGGATTCGTATTCGGTTCGGAGGTCAAGGTTCGAATCGGTCCAAAACGCGGGCGGAAAGCGGACTTGGTGGTCTACCTACCAGGAAGCTCGCCGCCACCGCGGCACGGTGTACTTACGAAGGCGCCTGACATCCTCGTGGAGATTGTAACGCCAACACCACGCGACGTACGCCGCGATCGCGTCGAGAAGATGCGCGAATACGAGAGCATTGGCGTCCGTTACTATTGGCTTCTGGACCCCGCCATCGGAACACTAGAGATCTTCGAGCTTGGCTCGCAGGGTCAATACGTCCGTGCGCTTGCGCAAACGGAGGGCCGAATCGAATCCGTTCCAGGATGCCCTGGGTTCGAACTCGATCTCGATAAGCTCTGGGCGCGCCTGGCCTTGTTGGCGCCCGAAGCGCCATAGCTCGTCAACCCGCGAGCAACTCTTTCAACTTCACCGCCAGCAACGGCGATTGCACCGCCTCGTGCTTGATGAACACGTGCACCTGCTCCCAGGCTTGCGAGCGCACCCGCTCACCCCAGGCCCTCAACTCGGCCTCGCCGTAGTCTGGCCGGCGCAGGCGCAGGTACCCCCAATTGGCCGTCGCGACCAACGGTGCGGACAAATCGTCTTTGTCGGCGCCCGCGGCCTCCAGCTCTTCGGATTCGGCAATGCACAAGGCCACGCCAAATTCCTTCAACGTGGCATACACCTCGTCGTCGAACCACGAGGGAT encodes:
- the ligD gene encoding DNA ligase D encodes the protein MGDKSFDKLEKYRKKRNFEVTPEPDGSEQSSSHRSRSPVKKTTSSRSKDVRPQPVPTPPTWAGGVFVIQKHDARRLHYDLRIELGGTMMSWAVPKGPSYDPNAKRLAVEVEDHPMEYNDFEGRIPDGNYGAGDVLIWDRGTYEPAPMNGVPAAIKGDPAALLAWMREKGHFHLRFSGEKLHGGWHLVRTKRREESKPQWLFFKAHDEMANPDLDVVTSRPESVVSGLRATRGPLRATSSSVAQSARELLLAIGEVSKATNGPLMGDGSLYLFEVKFDGYRLLAGKAGNDVRLFSRKTNDWTDRFTLIASAIGRLPAREVVIDGEACAVDDEGRPSFEALQRWLGGDTKSAQIAFAAFDLLWLDGRDLRKAPIEERRELLKALLAGAKPPLSFSSALEGKASELLAAAKRAGLEGLIAKRKGSVYTQGTNANWVKLKFEQRQDAVICGYLPLKGAEVVGALLVAVYDSKGGDLLYAGRVGTGFDDRTRARLAEQLDAMRVAAPKMLNVPKLPKPRFCEPRLVCEVGLGEWTSERIMRFPRFIAMREDKSPEECLREDAIGHTSPAPPPVREVREVREVKETSVKLANPSKILYPRDGITKQDVFDYYTDIAPAMLPHLQGRPIHMQRWPHGIDDEEWFQHRLPPKAPDFVRRIAFLRDKAPWYKLNEKGAIKERIVVDNLETLQWLANLAALTLHQWASHAPPEATTTTQVHNALAQADYVVIDLDPGEATRWEEIIQVAHAVRTLLDALSLTSVVKTSGKRGLHIVIPLARGPSHDDAVHFAEQVARAVAKVMPSIATVERIKDKRRGRLYVDYGQNGGGRTIVCPYTLRAADAAPVSAPLRWEEVTNALDPRAFNLRTMRARIERYGDLYAPCLAPTQTLPTVT
- a CDS encoding Uma2 family endonuclease codes for the protein MQSSWEPIWTPPPAVARRALTLDEWASLDEDEDGELVDGYLVEEEMPDPVHELAVAWLIHQFLLWLGEGPGFVFGSEVKVRIGPKRGRKADLVVYLPGSSPPPRHGVLTKAPDILVEIVTPTPRDVRRDRVEKMREYESIGVRYYWLLDPAIGTLEIFELGSQGQYVRALAQTEGRIESVPGCPGFELDLDKLWARLALLAPEAP